A single window of Silurus meridionalis isolate SWU-2019-XX chromosome 11, ASM1480568v1, whole genome shotgun sequence DNA harbors:
- the tmem88a gene encoding transmembrane protein 88a, which yields MSLSRNGTLERTQSQQFSSDADDSESTRLHHTNSMSSPVIDPVTAAAVVPPPYSSSNASADPLELRASLDCWACSVLVTVQNLIIAAVNAALASIIFGVILTPALTMVVFGFLCHSKVQPHGTSVYCSDLLNDASCVALLVVGFLLLVPLLVLALAAYCRLARHLQLGLCFIPYSRAVYKNMPVSQHPGLQGCCSQQGAHEREGKSSVWV from the exons ATGAGTTTGTCTCGTAACGGGACGCTGGAGAGGACACAGTCTCAGCAGTTCAGCTCTGATGCAGATGACTCCGAGTCAACTCGTCTGCATCACACAAACTCCATGTCATCGCCAGTCATTGACCCTGTGACAGCGGCGGCAGTGGTTCCTCCACCATACTCGTCCTCCAATGCTTCGGCTGACCCACTGGAGCTCAGAGCATCACTGGACTGCTGGGCGTGTTCAGTTCTTGTCACAGTGCAGAACCTCATCATCGCGGCCGTGAATGCAGCACTCGCCTCCATTATTTTTGGGGTCATCCTCACTCCAGCTCTCACCATGGTCGTATTTGGCTTCCTCTGCCATTCTAAG GTTCAGCCCCATGGTACATCCGTTTATTGCTCAGACCTGCTCAACGATGCATCCTGTGTTGCTCTGCTGGTTGTTGGATTCTTGTTGTTGGTTCCTCTGCTGGTGTTAGCTTTAGCGGCATACTGTAGACTGGCTCGTCACCTGCAGCTTGGTCTCTGCTTCATCCCTTACAGCCGCGCCGTCTATAAAAACATGCCTGTTTCTCAGCACCCGGGGCTGCAAGGCTGCTGCAGCCAGCAGGGGGCACATGAGAGAGAGGGCAAATCCAGCGTGTGGGTGTGA